The Verrucomicrobium spinosum DSM 4136 = JCM 18804 genome includes a region encoding these proteins:
- a CDS encoding LamG-like jellyroll fold domain-containing protein has protein sequence MARTFDGSSGRIERGGTPPVTAVPVTLAAWFKTTTLSVSQVIVSIGNADGSRLAITITSAGNPRAGSVTASGTTSGPQQTGGLSTGTWFHIVGAFTSSTSRTLYVDGAFVGTDTTSSTISTFDRMAIGSRWEPSAWGTFFNGQIAEPAMWSDALTAAEAAALAKGFSPALVRPQSLVFYAPLVRDLMDLKGGALSATGTSASDHLRVIY, from the coding sequence ATGGCACGCACATTCGACGGCTCCTCAGGTCGCATTGAACGAGGCGGCACACCTCCGGTTACAGCCGTGCCGGTCACGCTGGCCGCGTGGTTCAAAACCACAACGCTATCCGTATCCCAGGTCATCGTTTCCATTGGAAATGCAGACGGTTCCAGGCTTGCTATCACCATCACCAGCGCAGGAAACCCGAGGGCTGGCAGTGTCACTGCCTCTGGCACCACCTCAGGCCCACAACAGACTGGCGGATTGTCCACTGGGACATGGTTTCACATTGTAGGCGCGTTCACGTCCTCCACTTCCCGCACGTTGTACGTTGACGGCGCATTTGTCGGTACGGATACAACTTCCTCCACCATCTCGACCTTTGACAGGATGGCCATCGGTTCCAGGTGGGAGCCGTCTGCATGGGGCACCTTCTTTAATGGCCAAATTGCCGAACCGGCCATGTGGAGCGACGCTCTCACAGCCGCTGAAGCGGCAGCACTGGCAAAGGGATTTTCACCAGCCTTGGTGCGGCCACAGAGCCTTGTGTTTTACGCGCCACTCGTTCGCGATTTGATGGACCTCAAGGGCGGAGCTTTGTCCGCCACCGGCACCAGTGCTTCCGACCATCTGCGCGTCATTTACTAA